A genomic region of Candidatus Marimicrobium litorale contains the following coding sequences:
- a CDS encoding TIGR03619 family F420-dependent LLM class oxidoreductase: MKFWQAITWAETDQLLDIARFAEDLGFHGLMSGDHAVYPESIEAHYPYSENGLPPMRPNDEYPDQTAIFAAMAAVTKTLRFTCGVYVLPLRNPHEVARASATLTILSDNRFILGIGVGWMKEEFDIYGVDFRKRGKITDEMIEVLHKLWTGEMVEHHSENFSFPRVQLSPAAASPPRIYVGGTSDIALRRAARAGNGYIGAGTAPADVKPLLSRLDTLRGEYKREQLPFEAMLGIADTPSRELYQRLAEDGLDSTVAPPFQYALGKKRSTLDEKKRFMEDYAENILRHF; this comes from the coding sequence ATGAAATTTTGGCAAGCGATTACCTGGGCCGAGACCGACCAGCTGCTGGATATCGCCCGCTTTGCCGAAGATCTGGGCTTCCACGGACTGATGAGTGGTGACCACGCTGTTTATCCAGAATCGATCGAAGCGCACTATCCGTATTCCGAGAACGGCCTGCCTCCCATGCGGCCTAACGATGAGTACCCCGACCAGACCGCTATTTTTGCTGCTATGGCAGCGGTAACAAAGACTTTGCGATTTACGTGTGGGGTTTATGTACTGCCTTTGCGCAATCCACACGAGGTTGCACGCGCCAGCGCCACCCTCACAATACTCAGCGATAATCGGTTCATTCTCGGTATCGGCGTAGGCTGGATGAAGGAAGAGTTTGACATCTACGGTGTCGATTTCCGCAAGCGAGGCAAGATTACCGATGAAATGATAGAGGTTCTGCACAAACTGTGGACGGGTGAGATGGTAGAGCACCACAGTGAGAATTTTAGCTTCCCGCGGGTTCAACTGAGCCCTGCAGCCGCCAGCCCACCCCGGATTTATGTCGGGGGCACCAGCGATATCGCTCTGCGCCGGGCCGCTCGCGCAGGCAACGGCTATATAGGCGCAGGGACCGCACCTGCAGACGTAAAGCCGCTGTTATCCCGCCTTGATACATTGAGAGGTGAATACAAGCGAGAGCAACTGCCGTTTGAAGCGATGCTCGGAATTGCCGATACCCCCAGCCGGGAACTCTACCAGCGACTCGCCGAGGACGGGCTTGACAGTACGGTAGCGCCGCCATTTCAATACGCGCTGGGAAAAAAGCGCTCTACGCTGGACGAAAAAAAACGCTTCATGGAAGATTACGCAGAAAATATACTGCGGCATTTCTAA
- a CDS encoding NADH:flavin oxidoreductase — MSSYFDKAFSPATLGSMPLKNRIIKAATYEGKTPDGIPGDDLLNFHKAIVTGGTAMTTIGYCTTEADGRINDQMMWMHEGIRDWLTGMTRELKRISPGAKVSGQMTHCGNFSKNAKLMRLKRPLGPSRRLNLIGAVAGMPIAGSMTTADIDYLVQTYYDAARLMKETGFDAIEIHFSHGYGLSQFISPKTNRRNDTYGGSLLNRMRLPLRALDAVRKAVGDDFPILGKMGLTDGIKHGLHIDEAIEVSALLDKGGIDALICSGGTSSFNPMMYFRGDTLEKGLIEVEKNPLMRLGLKMIGPRLFRYYPYQELYFLEDAKRVRDRVQCQMVYIGGCTDVQSIETVMQEGFDFVQLGRPLIKDPDFVKHAMADSDYKNGCTHCNRCASLIEAPGGIYCPLNT; from the coding sequence ATGAGCAGTTATTTTGACAAAGCCTTTTCTCCGGCCACTCTGGGCTCAATGCCGCTGAAAAACCGCATAATTAAGGCCGCAACATACGAGGGCAAGACCCCCGACGGTATTCCCGGAGATGACCTGCTTAACTTTCACAAAGCCATTGTCACTGGTGGCACAGCAATGACGACCATCGGTTACTGCACCACAGAAGCCGACGGACGCATCAACGACCAGATGATGTGGATGCATGAGGGAATCCGGGACTGGCTGACCGGAATGACACGGGAGCTCAAGCGCATATCTCCCGGCGCAAAGGTGTCGGGACAAATGACCCACTGTGGCAACTTTTCGAAAAACGCCAAGCTTATGCGACTGAAGCGACCCCTCGGACCGAGTCGTCGCTTAAACCTGATTGGCGCAGTGGCAGGCATGCCGATAGCAGGCTCTATGACCACTGCCGATATCGACTACCTGGTCCAAACCTACTATGACGCCGCACGCCTGATGAAGGAAACCGGCTTTGACGCAATAGAGATTCACTTTTCACACGGTTATGGCCTGAGCCAATTTATCAGTCCAAAAACAAATCGCCGTAATGACACGTATGGCGGCAGCCTCCTTAATCGCATGCGCCTTCCTCTCAGAGCCCTGGATGCCGTGCGCAAGGCGGTGGGTGATGATTTCCCGATACTTGGCAAGATGGGCCTCACCGATGGCATCAAACATGGACTGCACATCGACGAGGCGATCGAGGTCAGCGCTTTGCTTGACAAAGGAGGCATAGACGCGCTGATCTGCTCTGGCGGCACCAGCAGTTTTAATCCCATGATGTATTTTCGCGGGGACACACTGGAAAAAGGTCTGATCGAAGTAGAGAAAAATCCGCTCATGAGACTGGGGCTGAAAATGATCGGGCCCCGACTATTTCGATACTATCCCTATCAGGAATTATACTTTCTCGAAGACGCAAAGCGTGTACGAGACAGGGTACAGTGCCAAATGGTGTACATCGGTGGGTGTACCGACGTTCAGAGTATTGAGACGGTTATGCAGGAAGGCTTTGACTTCGTTCAACTGGGCCGGCCACTTATCAAGGATCCTGATTTCGTTAAGCATGCGATGGCAGACTCGGATTACAAGAACGGCTGCACACACTGTAATCGCTGCGCTTCACTCATCGAGGCGCCCGGCGGCATTTACTGCCCGCTCAACACCTGA
- a CDS encoding CaiB/BaiF CoA transferase family protein: MDVKLSQSPTGPLKGIRVIDITSMITGPLCSQQLGDLGADVVKIEPLHGEVARWMTPPQKAGLSGFYSQMNRNKRSLSIDMKNPTGIEIIRELVQDADILVENFRSGVLERLGIGYEDLRKLNERLVFVSITGFGPTGPYAHKPAYDPIAQGLVGMMHIQGMPFGGKPQLIQSAIVDKTTATTAAGVAMAALYARDCQGGTGKGQRVDVPMIDAWAINSLPDMIPVDSFVPNDMQDPAPLAVLRTFETADGYVVGMALQDNHFEGLCNALECTELLDREGMRNVGERVNDFGPWLDAIGAVMKSFTTDDLLSRLDEAGVPFGPVKTIREFVEDPQAKHNRTIFDADHPEAGTMRYVRYPGHLSDTPAGLYRHPPRLGEHSAEVLREVGYSDEEIERLLGNGVIGAY, translated from the coding sequence ATGGATGTAAAACTTTCACAGAGCCCCACTGGCCCACTCAAGGGTATTCGCGTCATCGATATCACCTCCATGATCACCGGGCCGCTGTGTTCACAGCAACTGGGAGACCTGGGCGCTGACGTAGTCAAAATTGAGCCTCTGCACGGAGAAGTCGCGCGCTGGATGACACCGCCGCAGAAAGCCGGCCTTAGCGGCTTCTATTCGCAGATGAACCGCAACAAGCGCAGCCTGTCTATCGATATGAAAAATCCGACTGGCATCGAAATTATTCGCGAGCTTGTGCAGGACGCTGACATATTGGTTGAAAATTTCCGCAGCGGTGTGCTGGAGCGCCTCGGCATAGGCTACGAAGATCTGCGCAAGCTGAATGAGCGCCTCGTCTTCGTCTCAATCACGGGTTTCGGCCCCACTGGCCCCTATGCCCATAAGCCTGCTTACGACCCCATAGCGCAGGGACTGGTGGGCATGATGCATATTCAGGGCATGCCTTTTGGCGGCAAGCCCCAACTAATCCAGTCTGCCATCGTGGACAAGACCACCGCCACTACCGCCGCTGGTGTCGCCATGGCCGCTCTCTATGCACGTGACTGCCAGGGCGGGACAGGCAAGGGCCAACGCGTAGATGTGCCGATGATCGATGCCTGGGCAATCAACTCCCTTCCGGACATGATCCCCGTGGACAGTTTCGTGCCCAACGACATGCAGGATCCAGCTCCACTGGCTGTACTGCGCACATTTGAGACCGCCGACGGCTACGTGGTCGGTATGGCCCTGCAGGACAACCACTTTGAAGGTCTGTGCAATGCACTGGAATGTACCGAGCTGCTGGACCGTGAGGGTATGCGAAACGTTGGTGAGAGAGTCAATGACTTCGGCCCATGGCTAGATGCCATTGGCGCTGTCATGAAAAGCTTCACAACTGACGATCTGCTGTCACGTCTGGACGAGGCAGGCGTACCCTTTGGTCCTGTGAAAACCATCCGCGAATTCGTCGAGGACCCACAGGCAAAGCACAATCGCACCATTTTTGATGCAGATCATCCCGAAGCTGGCACCATGCGCTATGTACGCTACCCTGGGCATTTGTCAGACACTCCGGCTGGCCTCTACCGCCACCCTCCCCGTCTGGGTGAACACAGCGCCGAGGTACTCAGGGAAGTGGGTTACAGCGACGAGGAGATCGAGCGCCTGCTAGGTAACGGTGTCATAGGCGCCTACTGA
- the prsT gene encoding XrtA/PEP-CTERM system TPR-repeat protein PrsT, which translates to MRNAVVTCLLMLLVACGSRLGSDEYMARAKDYLAQSDAASATIELQNALQQDPSLAEARWLLGEIFLGSGNLALAAHEFRRAEALGWPLDDVRPAIGRVYLAQGDYDGVLALTKEGLGAAAVATLLSSQALAANAQGKEGEANELLEQARAIDPDSEAFNLAGASISMNQGEYEQALALIEAALEKENRNELAWRLKGQALMRLQRYEEARAALDQSIELSNFAYADRVARALLNIRVENYEAAQEDATILLEMAPRGAAANYINGVLLFQAGDFLGASSALRDAETLSEQFPIIPYYLAISYLIEGNEALSQTYARKFYELAPESGAGRKLFAITLMQVGNMKDAQDIVRPVVESSPNDLAALNIMGNAYLMDDNVYAGMVLYDRIAEVNPDWAIVPLRNEVSLVFRDFGGEEAGRPTSDLDSEINFPQDDILKIRQSLSDEDYTAAVEQAKSYQFRDLEQLSPVHLLARVYMAGGDNEKAREIFGNALARSPGDSFSNQNLAHIALEDEDRASVRAYYEDILKHNRNDFSALLQVAALDAAEGNVMAMVTGLKRAIKAHPDTVEPRLNLARHYLATGNTARVEGLLSPLSSARQRNLAVLEVRGLARLQQGRYTGAVEQFEQLVELSPGSARLHYLLAIAASGAGDGDLSKKELLQAIEMDPEYMPALTGLARMAYREEETEEFTEYVDTLGRLAPESPDVIMLQALKARFSGDSAAALALFKQAYELAPTAQTAVELATYYKALGRNDDAVALMQGWIKDHPRDVNVQGALANHFQATGDMASAIFHYQKVLAINPNNVVALNNLAWNMREVNILRAMSFIERAVALSPTPAVLDTQAYLQHLAGDNVAARYTIRQALLDAPDEPSMRYHSAMIDAALGDEAVALDTLTDLTKEDAASFPERAEALELLQSLQSETPQ; encoded by the coding sequence ATGCGCAATGCGGTTGTAACCTGTCTATTGATGTTACTGGTGGCTTGTGGCTCGCGACTAGGTAGCGATGAGTACATGGCGCGAGCAAAAGACTACCTGGCTCAATCAGACGCCGCATCTGCCACTATTGAGTTACAAAATGCACTCCAGCAGGACCCCTCTTTGGCGGAAGCGCGTTGGCTGCTGGGTGAAATCTTCCTGGGGAGTGGGAACCTCGCTTTAGCGGCACATGAGTTCCGGCGGGCGGAGGCTCTTGGTTGGCCGTTAGATGATGTGCGTCCCGCTATCGGTCGCGTATATCTAGCGCAGGGCGATTACGACGGGGTTCTTGCTCTTACAAAGGAGGGGCTTGGCGCCGCTGCGGTAGCCACGCTGCTTTCCAGTCAGGCATTGGCAGCCAATGCGCAAGGGAAAGAGGGTGAGGCGAATGAACTGTTAGAGCAGGCTCGCGCGATTGACCCTGACTCCGAGGCGTTTAATCTGGCCGGTGCCTCCATATCTATGAATCAGGGAGAATATGAGCAGGCACTTGCGCTTATCGAGGCTGCACTGGAAAAGGAAAACAGGAACGAATTAGCCTGGCGTTTGAAAGGACAAGCGCTCATGCGGCTTCAGCGTTACGAAGAAGCCCGTGCAGCATTGGATCAATCTATCGAGCTCTCCAACTTTGCCTACGCAGACCGGGTCGCACGTGCGCTACTCAATATCCGTGTGGAAAATTATGAAGCGGCGCAAGAGGATGCGACCATTCTACTGGAAATGGCGCCACGGGGTGCTGCAGCGAATTATATTAACGGTGTACTTTTGTTTCAGGCCGGCGACTTTCTTGGCGCGTCCAGTGCTCTGCGTGATGCTGAAACACTGTCTGAGCAGTTTCCGATCATTCCCTATTATCTCGCGATCTCCTATTTGATTGAGGGTAACGAGGCATTGTCACAGACCTACGCACGCAAGTTTTATGAATTGGCGCCGGAGAGTGGGGCTGGCCGGAAGCTGTTCGCCATTACGCTTATGCAGGTTGGCAATATGAAGGATGCACAAGACATTGTGCGACCAGTTGTAGAGAGTTCGCCGAATGATCTTGCCGCTCTAAATATCATGGGGAATGCATACCTGATGGACGACAACGTCTACGCCGGAATGGTGCTGTATGATCGTATCGCTGAAGTGAATCCGGATTGGGCGATTGTGCCTTTGCGTAATGAAGTCTCGTTAGTGTTTCGCGATTTTGGCGGCGAAGAGGCCGGGAGGCCGACAAGCGATTTAGACAGCGAGATAAATTTCCCACAAGATGACATTCTCAAAATACGGCAGTCGCTGTCGGATGAAGACTATACCGCCGCGGTTGAACAAGCCAAGTCGTATCAGTTTCGCGATCTTGAACAGCTGTCGCCTGTGCACCTACTCGCCAGGGTCTATATGGCAGGGGGGGACAATGAAAAGGCCCGTGAAATATTTGGCAATGCTTTGGCTCGCAGCCCCGGAGACTCCTTCTCTAACCAGAATCTCGCCCACATAGCGCTGGAGGATGAAGACCGCGCTTCGGTTCGAGCGTATTACGAGGATATTCTGAAGCACAACAGGAATGATTTCTCCGCCTTGCTCCAGGTGGCGGCGCTGGATGCAGCGGAAGGGAATGTTATGGCGATGGTCACAGGCCTTAAGCGTGCTATCAAGGCTCATCCAGATACAGTCGAACCTCGTCTTAACCTGGCTCGACATTACTTAGCTACCGGGAATACGGCGCGAGTTGAAGGGCTGCTCTCTCCCCTGAGCAGCGCCAGGCAGCGTAATCTCGCCGTACTTGAGGTGCGTGGTCTCGCGCGGCTGCAGCAGGGGCGATATACGGGTGCTGTCGAGCAATTCGAGCAACTGGTGGAATTGAGCCCCGGCTCCGCAAGGTTGCATTACCTGCTTGCTATAGCTGCCAGCGGCGCTGGTGATGGCGACTTGAGCAAAAAGGAACTGTTGCAGGCCATCGAGATGGACCCGGAATACATGCCCGCATTGACGGGGCTTGCTCGTATGGCCTATCGCGAGGAAGAGACCGAGGAATTTACCGAATACGTTGACACACTCGGCAGGCTGGCGCCGGAGTCACCAGATGTCATTATGTTGCAAGCCTTGAAAGCTCGTTTCTCGGGAGACTCTGCCGCAGCGTTGGCATTGTTCAAGCAGGCTTATGAACTCGCGCCTACAGCGCAGACGGCAGTAGAGCTGGCAACATACTACAAGGCCTTGGGGCGTAACGACGATGCCGTGGCGTTGATGCAGGGTTGGATTAAGGACCACCCCAGGGATGTGAATGTACAAGGTGCCCTTGCCAATCATTTTCAGGCAACGGGTGATATGGCTTCCGCGATTTTTCATTATCAGAAAGTGCTGGCCATCAACCCGAACAATGTTGTTGCCCTCAATAATCTGGCATGGAATATGCGGGAAGTGAATATTCTTCGGGCAATGTCTTTTATCGAAAGGGCTGTAGCGCTGTCTCCGACCCCGGCGGTACTCGACACCCAAGCCTACTTGCAACATCTGGCGGGAGACAATGTGGCCGCGCGATACACCATTCGACAAGCGCTGTTGGATGCGCCGGATGAGCCGTCAATGCGCTACCACAGTGCAATGATAGATGCGGCGCTGGGTGACGAGGCAGTCGCCCTTGATACGCTTACTGACCTGACTAAGGAGGACGCTGCGTCGTTTCCGGAGCGAGCCGAGGCGCTCGAGCTGCTGCAGTCCCTGCAGTCCGAGACACCTCAGTAG
- a CDS encoding serine hydrolase domain-containing protein encodes MEADYSTAVATELGLDSGRLADLRGRLQHAIDKGPLPSIQVALARHGKVAFFETFGKADASTRYNIFSCTKPLVASVIWHLMGQGLLDISERVSRYIPLFSEQGKQDITVEQVLCHTSGFPHADLDAPDWWTRQGRLDRMREWTLDWVPGSRMEYHPLSAHWVLAELIEVITGEDYRIHLQTCVLDPLGLGGLHLGLPLDTQKNIATVELVGEPPSPQEVRELFGRNVRLPGFAEQSLLMFNKPEVRQLGVPGGGAVGTAADLALFYQALMYNPSGLWRPDVLADATGRVRVDYADPITGAPANRGLGVVIAGSGKYLSHRGMGTTVSPRTFGHPGAGGQVAWGDPQSGISFSLLTSGMDANPLRSAHLCAAVSNRAGACAMPVPTAQKVR; translated from the coding sequence TTGGAAGCGGATTACAGCACTGCGGTCGCCACCGAACTGGGTCTGGATAGCGGAAGGCTCGCCGATTTAAGGGGCCGGCTGCAGCATGCTATCGACAAAGGTCCGCTGCCTTCTATACAGGTGGCTCTGGCGCGACACGGCAAGGTGGCGTTTTTCGAGACGTTCGGCAAAGCGGATGCCTCCACGCGCTACAACATATTTTCCTGCACCAAGCCGTTGGTGGCTTCGGTAATCTGGCACCTCATGGGTCAGGGACTGCTGGATATTTCAGAACGGGTAAGCAGATATATCCCATTGTTTTCGGAGCAAGGCAAGCAAGACATAACGGTAGAGCAGGTCTTGTGCCATACGAGTGGTTTTCCCCACGCGGATCTCGATGCTCCCGATTGGTGGACACGTCAGGGAAGGCTGGACAGGATGCGTGAGTGGACGCTTGACTGGGTCCCCGGTAGTCGAATGGAATACCACCCCCTCTCTGCCCACTGGGTACTGGCGGAATTAATCGAGGTGATTACGGGAGAGGATTATCGTATCCATCTGCAGACGTGCGTGCTCGATCCCCTCGGGCTTGGAGGTTTGCATCTGGGCTTGCCGCTAGACACGCAGAAAAATATTGCTACCGTGGAATTAGTGGGCGAGCCGCCGAGTCCACAGGAGGTCAGAGAACTCTTTGGTCGGAACGTTCGCCTGCCCGGTTTCGCGGAACAGTCGCTGCTGATGTTTAACAAACCCGAAGTGCGTCAACTGGGCGTGCCCGGTGGCGGCGCGGTTGGTACTGCCGCTGATCTAGCGTTGTTCTATCAGGCATTGATGTATAACCCAAGTGGGCTTTGGCGCCCTGATGTACTGGCGGACGCGACGGGCCGGGTGCGCGTTGATTACGCGGACCCCATTACCGGCGCTCCGGCAAATCGCGGCTTGGGTGTAGTGATTGCCGGGAGTGGAAAATACCTGTCGCATCGCGGTATGGGCACTACCGTATCGCCCCGTACGTTCGGGCACCCGGGTGCTGGAGGGCAGGTTGCGTGGGGCGACCCACAGAGCGGTATTTCATTCAGCCTGTTAACCAGCGGCATGGATGCAAACCCGTTGCGCTCTGCGCATTTGTGTGCGGCGGTAAGTAATCGAGCTGGCGCATGTGCAATGCCTGTTCCCACTGCTCAAAAGGTGAGGTGA
- a CDS encoding class I SAM-dependent methyltransferase, protein MLEVARPRVAAYDGEIDVQVADVHELDFVDDSFDQVFTSCTFCSVPRPVEGVVSLRRVLKPGGELYMFEHTGSRYYPFKFMMNLMTFLTRRVGL, encoded by the coding sequence ATGCTGGAGGTAGCCCGCCCCCGTGTTGCTGCCTACGACGGAGAGATCGACGTGCAGGTCGCCGATGTCCACGAACTGGATTTCGTGGACGACAGTTTTGATCAGGTATTTACTTCATGCACCTTCTGTTCTGTGCCGCGCCCTGTGGAGGGCGTGGTCTCTTTGCGCCGGGTCCTTAAGCCCGGAGGCGAACTGTATATGTTTGAACACACGGGTTCCCGCTATTATCCCTTTAAGTTCATGATGAACTTAATGACATTTTTGACTCGCAGAGTCGGGCTGTAA
- a CDS encoding limonene-1,2-epoxide hydrolase family protein, translated as MASNTEIIDGFMAAWNSLDIDAVMAHFTDDASYANVPMGPPHVGKTLIREFIDGFMATTTEINFIVHHQVDDGRGVVMNERTDILQMGEKRIELPVMGVFELVDGKISAWRDYFDMGGFA; from the coding sequence ATGGCAAGTAACACGGAAATTATTGACGGCTTCATGGCTGCGTGGAACAGTCTGGATATCGACGCGGTAATGGCGCACTTCACCGATGATGCGTCTTATGCGAATGTTCCAATGGGACCGCCGCATGTTGGCAAGACGTTGATTCGCGAATTCATCGATGGCTTTATGGCTACCACGACAGAGATTAACTTTATTGTCCATCACCAGGTAGACGACGGACGAGGGGTGGTGATGAATGAGCGCACTGATATCCTGCAGATGGGCGAAAAGCGCATAGAACTCCCGGTTATGGGTGTTTTTGAGCTTGTAGACGGCAAGATCAGCGCATGGCGAGACTACTTTGACATGGGTGGTTTCGCTTAG
- a CDS encoding CaiB/BaiF CoA transferase family protein: MSELGHPCDRIEVQQGNYGEKTMTATPDKAWQPLSGLTVIDFSMLLPGPLTTLIFADLGADIIKVEPPGGDYARGMTSHLFAGANRNKRSLLLDLKSPNAGEVVTRLAHHGDVAIEGFRPGVARKLGIDADAMQEINPGLVYCSISGFGQTGPMASHPGHDLAYLAMAGSLSQSGHWREPSRRSSTPVADMAGGTYAAIAILAALREKDKADIAPIIDISLYESMLYMNALRFGFKDDQPSKEHLYPTNDLFTTKDGEQLALTVVEQKFWDNFVLAVAEKHTHFASQMYATESGRRARGDDLMHQLDELFASETAAHWLSLFEQHDVPATLCITPRKALQTPHSVSRAVHIETPEGKVLPFPSIVAGHSPSKKQSPAPAPGEHNMAILEELGFDAADVQRLVKAGVVVSG; encoded by the coding sequence ATGTCTGAACTTGGTCACCCTTGCGATAGAATCGAAGTGCAGCAGGGCAATTATGGAGAAAAAACCATGACCGCGACACCCGACAAGGCCTGGCAACCACTATCAGGGCTTACTGTCATCGATTTTTCAATGTTACTGCCGGGACCGCTCACCACGCTGATCTTCGCTGATCTTGGCGCAGACATTATCAAGGTTGAGCCGCCCGGAGGAGACTATGCTAGAGGCATGACAAGCCATCTGTTCGCCGGAGCCAATCGTAACAAGCGCAGCCTATTACTCGATCTGAAATCACCCAATGCCGGGGAGGTAGTCACGCGGCTTGCACACCATGGAGACGTCGCTATTGAGGGCTTTCGCCCTGGGGTTGCAAGAAAATTAGGAATCGATGCAGACGCAATGCAGGAAATCAATCCAGGCCTGGTTTACTGTTCCATTTCCGGCTTCGGCCAGACGGGTCCAATGGCTTCACACCCTGGCCATGATCTCGCCTATTTAGCCATGGCAGGCTCTCTATCGCAGAGCGGGCACTGGCGAGAGCCGTCGCGTCGCTCGTCAACGCCTGTGGCAGACATGGCCGGTGGCACATACGCTGCCATCGCAATCCTTGCCGCACTGAGAGAAAAAGACAAGGCCGATATCGCGCCAATTATCGATATAAGCCTGTACGAATCAATGCTCTACATGAACGCCCTGCGCTTCGGGTTCAAGGACGATCAACCGAGTAAAGAGCACCTTTATCCTACCAACGATCTATTCACCACGAAAGATGGAGAGCAACTGGCTCTCACTGTTGTGGAGCAGAAATTCTGGGATAATTTTGTCTTGGCCGTGGCAGAAAAGCACACTCATTTTGCCTCGCAAATGTATGCCACTGAATCTGGACGCAGGGCACGCGGCGACGACCTAATGCATCAATTAGATGAATTATTTGCAAGCGAAACGGCAGCGCACTGGCTTTCCCTGTTCGAACAGCACGACGTGCCGGCGACATTGTGCATTACGCCGCGTAAGGCGCTGCAAACACCTCACAGTGTGTCTCGAGCGGTGCACATAGAAACACCTGAAGGAAAAGTACTGCCGTTTCCCTCTATCGTGGCGGGGCATTCACCCAGCAAGAAACAATCCCCCGCACCGGCACCGGGAGAACATAACATGGCTATACTAGAGGAGCTTGGCTTTGACGCGGCGGACGTTCAGCGCCTTGTAAAGGCCGGCGTGGTTGTGTCGGGTTAG
- a CDS encoding acetyl-CoA hydrolase/transferase family protein: MPTAITLDNLNFADYVKPGDTVTWGQGCAEPLMLTKTLVRQRSMIGHFSIFVGLSFSDTLNNTHLDDFNVISYGAMGTNSTLGSKLQILPGNYSSIPRIIADRTLPIDVVLVQLSPRGPDGHYSLGFANDYLIPAMQSARLVIAEVNDQVPCTTLAQPLDESLLDVVIHCSNAAINGPSSAIGKTEKQIASHLQDIIQDGAVIQYGIGSVPSAILSSLSQHRRLGIYSGMLTEDVIPLIESGVITNETNTVRPGITVGALAIGGEDMRHFLHLNKEIELHPAAATHGARYLAQQDRLVAINSAIEVDLYGQVNAEVIKNRYIGAVGGQVDFMHAASTQQDGLSIIAMPSTTRDGNRSRIVARLNTSLITTGKSDVDIVATEMGIADLRGKTITQRMQALRNVAAPQFRDEIDKIMPRTMP; this comes from the coding sequence ATGCCAACAGCCATCACACTCGATAATTTGAACTTCGCTGACTACGTCAAGCCGGGGGACACCGTAACATGGGGGCAGGGATGCGCAGAACCACTCATGCTCACGAAAACTCTGGTCAGGCAGAGGTCAATGATAGGCCACTTCAGTATTTTCGTGGGCTTATCTTTCTCTGACACCCTCAATAACACCCATCTCGATGATTTTAACGTCATCAGCTACGGCGCAATGGGAACCAATTCGACACTAGGGTCAAAACTACAGATATTGCCGGGTAATTACTCGTCTATACCGCGCATTATCGCAGATCGCACCTTACCCATTGACGTCGTACTGGTCCAACTCAGCCCAAGGGGGCCTGATGGCCACTACAGCCTCGGCTTCGCCAACGACTACCTCATCCCAGCCATGCAATCGGCTCGCCTGGTCATAGCGGAAGTGAATGATCAGGTGCCCTGCACCACTCTGGCTCAGCCCCTGGATGAATCATTACTTGATGTCGTAATTCACTGCTCAAATGCTGCGATAAACGGCCCAAGCAGCGCAATAGGAAAAACAGAAAAACAGATAGCAAGCCATCTACAGGATATTATTCAGGATGGCGCCGTGATTCAGTACGGCATTGGTAGCGTGCCGTCGGCCATACTTTCGTCGCTCTCACAACATCGGCGCCTGGGCATCTATTCGGGCATGCTAACCGAAGATGTCATACCGCTCATTGAGAGCGGAGTCATCACTAATGAGACGAACACGGTCCGGCCGGGGATCACAGTCGGCGCGCTCGCGATTGGCGGCGAAGATATGCGCCACTTCTTACATCTGAACAAAGAAATAGAATTGCACCCAGCCGCAGCAACGCATGGCGCAAGATACCTCGCGCAACAGGATCGACTGGTAGCGATTAATTCAGCGATAGAGGTTGACCTATACGGCCAGGTCAACGCAGAAGTGATCAAGAATCGATATATCGGGGCTGTGGGCGGGCAGGTAGACTTCATGCACGCTGCGTCAACACAGCAGGATGGCCTCTCTATTATTGCGATGCCCAGCACCACTCGCGATGGTAATCGCAGCCGAATAGTTGCTAGGCTGAACACCTCGCTGATAACCACTGGCAAATCCGACGTGGATATTGTTGCTACTGAAATGGGTATCGCGGACCTCCGAGGCAAGACAATCACCCAACGCATGCAAGCGCTGCGTAATGTTGCCGCTCCCCAGTTTCGCGATGAAATTGACAAAATCATGCCCCGAACGATGCCCTGA